One segment of Leuconostoc lactis DNA contains the following:
- a CDS encoding bacteriocin immunity protein — MRQKDFTTEESADLLAQITDLILDSSIREDERQILLVAKARLEKHQYLPKIVADLKNSLTPLAVKNSLSQKVAPFYLQITNFKYADKYMGLGFGFGMNFGGH, encoded by the coding sequence ATGCGTCAAAAAGATTTTACAACAGAGGAATCAGCAGATTTGTTAGCGCAAATAACAGACCTGATTTTAGATAGTAGTATTCGTGAAGATGAACGGCAAATTTTACTAGTTGCTAAAGCGAGACTAGAAAAGCACCAGTATCTACCTAAAATTGTTGCTGATTTAAAAAATAGTTTAACACCATTAGCTGTGAAAAATAGCTTGTCTCAGAAGGTGGCACCGTTCTATCTTCAAATAACAAATTTCAAATATGCCGATAAATACATGGGGCTTGGATTTGGTTTCGGCATGAACTTTGGTGGTCATTGA